From Streptomyces sp. TLI_235, a single genomic window includes:
- a CDS encoding TetR family transcriptional regulator — protein sequence MSQRRSATRQKLYEAAVILIAEKGFSATTVDEIAERAQVAKGTVYYNFASKTELFEGLLKHGTGLLTDSLRQAAEGRAPLEGVDAMIRAGLVFIAAYPSFAQLFVAETWRTNRAWHESLRMMRDSAVAVVAGVLDEAVRDDLLAEDLDTQLIASALFGMVLVVALDWLAFQPERSLDDVHAALVRLVHGRITPA from the coding sequence ATGAGCCAACGCCGCAGCGCGACCCGGCAGAAGCTGTACGAGGCCGCCGTCATCCTCATCGCCGAAAAGGGCTTCTCCGCCACCACCGTCGACGAGATCGCCGAGCGGGCCCAGGTGGCCAAGGGCACCGTCTACTACAACTTCGCCAGCAAGACCGAGCTCTTCGAGGGCCTGCTCAAGCACGGCACCGGGCTGCTCACCGACTCGCTCCGGCAGGCCGCCGAGGGCAGAGCGCCGCTGGAGGGCGTGGACGCGATGATCCGGGCCGGCCTGGTCTTCATCGCCGCCTACCCGTCCTTCGCGCAGCTGTTCGTCGCGGAGACCTGGCGCACCAACCGCGCCTGGCACGAGTCGCTGCGGATGATGCGCGACAGCGCCGTCGCCGTCGTCGCCGGGGTGCTCGACGAGGCCGTCCGGGACGACCTGCTCGCGGAGGACCTGGACACCCAGCTGATCGCGTCGGCGCTCTTCGGGATGGTGCTGGTGGTCGCCCTGGACTGGCTGGCCTTCCAGCCCGAGCGCAGCCTGGACGACGTGCACGCCGCCCTCGTCCGGCTGGTCCACGGCCGGATCACCCCGGCCTGA
- a CDS encoding 2-methylisocitrate lyase-like PEP mutase family enzyme: MTDTQQLRRAERLRDLHRPGDPLVLANVWDAVGARLVAAAGAPAIATASASASWTLGVPDGEGLAREDAVALTARVARAVDLPVTADLESGYGATPAEVGETVAAALAVGAVGVNLEDGTRPVAEHVERVAAARAAADAAGVPLWINARTDVFLLGLGEPEDRLEEAVRRAKEYLAVGASGIFVPGVRDLAVVEALAAAVPAPLNVLAGPGAPSVAELAAAGVARISFGPAAALAAYGTLRDAADELYRTGGYGGLATSLTYGEVNGLMQHRP, from the coding sequence ATGACCGACACTCAGCAGCTCCGCAGGGCCGAACGCCTCCGCGACCTCCACCGCCCGGGCGACCCGCTCGTCCTGGCGAACGTCTGGGACGCCGTCGGCGCCCGGCTGGTGGCCGCCGCCGGCGCCCCGGCGATCGCCACCGCCAGTGCCAGCGCCTCCTGGACGCTGGGCGTGCCCGACGGCGAGGGCCTGGCCCGGGAGGACGCGGTGGCCCTGACCGCCCGGGTGGCCCGGGCGGTCGACCTGCCGGTCACCGCCGACCTGGAGAGCGGCTACGGCGCGACCCCGGCGGAGGTCGGCGAGACCGTCGCGGCCGCGCTCGCGGTCGGCGCGGTCGGCGTGAACCTGGAGGACGGCACCCGTCCGGTGGCCGAGCACGTTGAGCGGGTGGCGGCGGCCCGAGCCGCTGCCGACGCCGCCGGGGTGCCGCTGTGGATCAACGCCCGCACCGACGTGTTCCTGCTCGGCCTCGGCGAGCCCGAGGACCGGCTGGAGGAGGCCGTCCGCCGGGCCAAGGAGTACCTGGCCGTCGGGGCGAGCGGCATCTTCGTCCCCGGGGTGCGCGACCTCGCCGTGGTCGAGGCGCTGGCCGCGGCCGTCCCCGCTCCGCTCAACGTGCTGGCCGGGCCCGGTGCCCCGTCGGTCGCCGAGCTGGCCGCCGCCGGGGTGGCCCGGATCAGCTTCGGTCCGGCGGCCGCGCTGGCCGCGTACGGCACGCTGCGGGACGCCGCCGACGAGCTCTACCGCACCGGCGGCTACGGCGGGTTGGCCACCTCGCTGACCTACGGCGAGGTCAACGGGCTGATGCAGCACCGGCCGTAA
- a CDS encoding ABC transporter family protein, with product MVDRNTTGAAVRAEALSLRGARGWVYRDVGFEAPPGVLVALEGEAGTGRTSLLLTLAGRMRPTGGTVTVDGLDLPRQAARVRRIAALGPVPGVNEPDPALSVAAHLREQLHLHGRPFAPLVRRGTDRRAADALAAAGLDPAALPDGLHTPARELGALDRLRLSTALALIGAPRLLCADDIDDRLDDAGRRAAWQLLRDIADRGTTVLATTTDAGRAAGLADLTARTVPAENPAETAAAPEEEAADARA from the coding sequence ATGGTCGACCGGAACACCACCGGGGCCGCCGTCCGCGCCGAGGCACTGTCACTGCGCGGCGCACGGGGCTGGGTCTATCGGGACGTCGGATTCGAGGCGCCACCCGGCGTCCTGGTCGCGCTGGAGGGCGAGGCCGGCACCGGCCGTACCTCCCTGCTGCTGACCCTCGCCGGCCGGATGCGCCCCACCGGCGGCACCGTCACGGTCGACGGCCTCGACCTGCCCCGGCAGGCCGCCAGGGTCCGCCGGATCGCCGCCCTCGGCCCCGTCCCCGGCGTCAACGAGCCCGACCCGGCGCTCAGCGTCGCCGCCCACCTGCGCGAGCAACTCCACCTGCACGGCCGTCCGTTCGCGCCGCTGGTGCGCCGTGGCACCGACCGGCGGGCCGCCGACGCGCTCGCCGCCGCCGGACTCGACCCGGCGGCCCTGCCCGACGGGCTGCACACCCCCGCCCGGGAACTCGGCGCCCTCGACCGGCTCCGGCTCTCCACCGCGCTCGCGCTGATCGGTGCGCCCCGGCTGCTGTGCGCCGACGACATCGACGACCGCCTCGACGACGCCGGCCGCCGCGCCGCCTGGCAGCTGCTGCGCGACATCGCCGACCGCGGCACCACCGTGCTCGCCACCACCACCGACGCCGGACGCGCCGCCGGCCTCGCCGACCTGACCGCGCGCACCGTTCCCGCCGAAAACCCCGCGGAGACCGCCGCGGCACCCGAGGAGGAGGCCGCCGATGCGCGCGCTTAG
- a CDS encoding GntR family transcriptional regulator/MocR family aminotransferase, protein MWFIGGMESWATFGGDLHLDLTAGRSRGLGLRAALEDALREAVRTGRLPRGTRLPSSRELARDLGIARNTVAEAYAQLAAEGWLASRQGSGTVVADRGTPSVPALAALAPRTPAVRHDLMPGRPDVSRFPRSAWLAAARRALATAPHEAFGYTDPRGRIELRRALAGYLARVRGVRTDPERLLVCAGYTQGLGLLCEVLREQGVGTVAVEEYGLPPQLEVLTAKGLATAALPLDADGARTDLLSGTGAGAAVLTPAHQFPTGVPLRAARRAAAVAWARESGGLVVEDDYDGEFRYDRQPVGAMQALDPERVVYAGTVSKSLAPGLRIGWLALPAALVGPVARRKELADGQSGVTNQLTLAELITSGAYDRHVRRSRLQYRRRRDRLVAVLAERAPEVRVTGIAAGLHAVLELPPGSLDEEELRRQAGWLGLALNTLGWCRTPSAGPEPERPPSLVIGYGTPPDRAFEPALDALCTLIRL, encoded by the coding sequence GTGTGGTTCATTGGCGGTATGGAATCCTGGGCCACTTTCGGCGGCGACCTGCACCTCGACCTGACCGCGGGGCGCTCCCGCGGCCTCGGGCTGCGGGCCGCCCTGGAGGACGCGCTGCGCGAGGCCGTCCGCACCGGGCGGCTGCCCCGGGGCACCCGGCTGCCGTCCTCCCGCGAGCTCGCCCGGGACCTGGGCATCGCCCGGAACACCGTCGCCGAGGCGTACGCCCAGCTCGCCGCCGAGGGCTGGCTGGCCTCCCGGCAGGGCTCGGGGACGGTGGTGGCGGACCGCGGCACCCCCTCGGTGCCCGCCCTCGCGGCCCTCGCGCCGCGCACGCCCGCCGTCCGCCACGACCTGATGCCGGGCCGCCCGGACGTCTCGCGCTTCCCGCGGTCCGCCTGGCTGGCGGCCGCCCGCCGGGCCCTGGCCACCGCCCCGCACGAGGCCTTCGGCTACACCGACCCGCGCGGCCGGATCGAACTGCGCCGCGCCCTGGCCGGCTACCTCGCCCGGGTCCGCGGCGTGCGGACCGATCCGGAGCGGCTGCTGGTCTGCGCCGGCTACACCCAGGGCCTCGGCCTGCTCTGCGAGGTGCTGCGCGAACAGGGCGTGGGCACGGTCGCGGTGGAGGAGTACGGGCTGCCGCCCCAGCTGGAGGTGCTGACCGCCAAGGGCCTGGCCACCGCGGCCCTGCCGCTGGACGCCGACGGCGCCCGGACCGACCTGCTGTCCGGCACCGGCGCGGGGGCCGCGGTGCTCACCCCGGCGCACCAGTTCCCCACCGGGGTCCCGCTGCGGGCCGCCCGCCGGGCCGCGGCGGTCGCCTGGGCGCGGGAGAGCGGCGGGCTGGTGGTGGAGGACGACTACGACGGGGAGTTCCGCTACGACCGGCAGCCGGTCGGCGCGATGCAGGCGCTCGACCCGGAGCGGGTGGTGTACGCGGGCACCGTGAGCAAGAGCCTGGCGCCGGGGCTGCGGATCGGCTGGCTGGCCCTGCCGGCCGCCCTGGTCGGCCCGGTGGCCCGCCGGAAGGAACTGGCGGACGGCCAGTCCGGGGTGACGAACCAGCTGACCCTCGCCGAACTGATCACCTCCGGCGCCTACGACCGGCACGTCCGGCGCAGCCGGCTGCAGTACCGTCGGCGGCGCGACCGGCTGGTGGCGGTGCTGGCGGAACGGGCGCCGGAGGTCCGGGTCACCGGCATCGCGGCCGGGCTCCACGCGGTGCTGGAGCTGCCGCCCGGCTCACTGGACGAGGAGGAGCTGCGCCGCCAGGCCGGCTGGCTGGGGCTGGCGCTGAACACCCTGGGCTGGTGCCGGACCCCGTCCGCGGGCCCGGAGCCGGAGCGCCCGCCGTCCCTGGTGATCGGCTACGGCACCCCGCCGGACCGGGCCTTCGAGCCCGCCCTGGACGCGCTCTGCACGCTGATCCGGCTCTGA
- a CDS encoding putative membrane protein, translated as MRALSLARLEFGRFSRGRLPRAAMAALLLLPLLYGALYLWSFWDPYGRLDKLPVALVNEDRAVTVEGGRVDAGRDLAAKLRQSHTFGWQDTTAADAEKGLTTGRYYLTLTIPAGFSAGIASSNGDHPERGTLQVRTNDSNNYIVGSISRTVFSEVRAAASAKASAAFYDKIFLGFSDLHDRTREAADGAARLTAGANQAHDGSAQLADGTARAKDGTEQLAAGGRDARSGATDLAAGLDKAKQGSSSLDDGIARIDDNLAKLTTGAQQVADGTRRLTDQVDPLARKISPLLHTYPEEIRTAARLTADAADKLSTDLKDLPGRSSAVLADARTLSARIDASYARHCPGGSPAPGHDAADCRTEAELSDIGHRLVTAAERADALVREATPALDELAAHADEVEKLARKLADTDLAAEFDAKVADLHRLDDGAHQVADGAARLKQGTATALTGIRSLDSGLGRLDDGAHRLSGGIYRLSTGMTALDSATGQLADGAARLDDGLGTLADGSSRLTAGLQDGAGKIPDYTDGQRAARTTAMSDPVALARQELNKAPNYGTGFAPYFMPLALWVGAMVTYMLMRPLGPRALAGNAPSWRVALAGWLPAAAIGLAQAAALLAVLHWGLGLEAERTAGLIGYLALTVVCFTALMQWINARFGPAGRLLALALLMLQLTSAGGTYPVESSPGFFNAIHPFLPMTYVVAGLRRLISGGDLTAVWTGSAVLAAFWAGALALTVLTARRRQVWTLSRLHPELSL; from the coding sequence ATGCGCGCGCTTAGCCTGGCCCGCCTGGAGTTCGGCCGCTTCTCCCGCGGCCGGCTGCCGCGCGCCGCGATGGCCGCCCTGCTGCTGCTCCCGCTGCTCTACGGCGCGCTCTACCTCTGGTCGTTCTGGGACCCGTACGGCCGTCTCGACAAACTGCCGGTCGCCCTCGTCAACGAGGACCGCGCCGTCACCGTCGAGGGCGGCCGGGTCGACGCCGGACGCGACCTCGCGGCCAAACTCCGGCAGAGCCACACCTTCGGCTGGCAGGACACCACCGCCGCCGACGCCGAGAAGGGCCTCACCACCGGCCGCTACTACCTCACCCTCACCATCCCCGCCGGCTTCAGCGCCGGCATCGCCAGCAGCAACGGCGACCACCCCGAGCGCGGCACCCTGCAGGTGCGCACCAACGACTCCAACAACTACATCGTCGGATCGATCTCCCGGACGGTCTTCAGCGAGGTCCGGGCCGCGGCCAGCGCCAAGGCCTCCGCCGCGTTCTACGACAAGATCTTCCTCGGCTTCTCCGACCTGCACGACCGCACCCGGGAGGCCGCCGACGGCGCCGCCCGCCTCACCGCCGGCGCGAACCAGGCCCACGACGGCTCGGCGCAGCTCGCCGACGGCACCGCCCGTGCCAAGGACGGCACCGAGCAGCTCGCCGCCGGCGGCCGCGACGCCCGCAGCGGCGCCACCGATCTCGCCGCCGGCCTCGACAAGGCCAAGCAGGGCAGCAGCAGCCTCGACGACGGCATCGCCCGGATCGACGACAACCTCGCCAAGCTCACCACCGGAGCCCAGCAGGTCGCCGACGGCACCCGCCGGCTCACCGACCAGGTCGACCCGCTGGCCCGCAAGATCTCCCCGCTGCTGCACACCTACCCCGAGGAGATCCGCACCGCCGCCCGGCTCACCGCCGACGCCGCCGACAAGCTCTCCACCGACCTGAAGGACCTGCCCGGCCGCTCCTCGGCCGTCCTCGCCGACGCCCGCACCCTGTCCGCCCGGATCGACGCCTCGTACGCCCGGCACTGCCCCGGCGGCTCGCCCGCCCCCGGCCACGACGCCGCCGACTGCCGGACGGAGGCCGAGCTCTCCGACATCGGCCACCGCCTGGTCACCGCCGCCGAACGCGCCGACGCGCTGGTCCGCGAGGCGACGCCCGCGCTGGACGAACTCGCCGCCCACGCCGACGAGGTCGAGAAGCTCGCCCGCAAGCTCGCCGACACCGACCTCGCCGCCGAGTTCGACGCCAAGGTCGCCGACCTCCACCGGCTCGACGACGGCGCCCACCAGGTCGCCGACGGCGCCGCCCGGCTCAAGCAGGGCACCGCGACCGCCCTCACCGGCATCCGCAGCCTCGACAGCGGCCTCGGCCGCCTCGACGACGGCGCCCACCGCCTCTCCGGCGGCATCTACCGGCTCTCCACCGGCATGACCGCCCTGGACAGCGCCACCGGGCAGCTCGCCGACGGCGCCGCCCGGCTCGACGACGGCCTCGGCACCCTCGCCGACGGCAGCAGCCGCCTCACCGCCGGCCTGCAGGACGGCGCCGGCAAGATCCCCGACTACACCGACGGGCAGCGCGCGGCCCGCACCACCGCGATGAGCGACCCCGTCGCCCTCGCCCGCCAGGAGCTCAACAAGGCGCCCAACTACGGCACCGGCTTCGCCCCGTACTTCATGCCGCTCGCCCTCTGGGTCGGTGCCATGGTCACCTACATGCTGATGCGCCCGCTCGGCCCGCGCGCCCTCGCCGGGAACGCGCCGTCCTGGCGGGTCGCACTGGCCGGCTGGCTGCCCGCCGCCGCGATCGGCCTCGCCCAGGCCGCCGCGCTGCTCGCCGTGCTGCACTGGGGCCTCGGACTGGAGGCCGAGCGGACGGCCGGACTGATCGGCTACCTCGCCCTCACCGTGGTCTGCTTCACCGCCCTGATGCAGTGGATCAACGCCCGCTTCGGCCCGGCCGGCCGGCTGCTGGCGCTCGCCCTGCTGATGCTGCAGCTCACCTCGGCGGGCGGCACCTACCCGGTGGAGTCCAGCCCCGGCTTCTTCAACGCGATCCACCCGTTCCTGCCGATGACCTACGTGGTCGCCGGACTGCGCAGGCTGATCAGCGGCGGCGACCTCACCGCCGTCTGGACGGGCAGCGCCGTGCTCGCCGCCTTCTGGGCCGGCGCACTCGCCCTCACCGTGCTGACCGCCCGCCGCCGCCAGGTCTGGACGCTCTCCCGGCTGCACCCCGAGCTCTCGCTCTGA
- a CDS encoding cytochrome P450 encodes MTTPLPETGPPPGCPMHRAGGRPAALYGPAVAADPHGLYARLREQHGPVAPIELEPGVEAWLVLGYPELLELTRNEALFSKDSRRWRVAREGRLAADSRLLPMTAWRPTLLNLDGAEHQRLRSAVADTLARIDHRQLRTTTEAAANALIDSWGPDGTADLIAQYARRLPLLVFTQLLGLPTEAGPHLIELISHFVDSSEKSVRANAEFQAILVDLVRRRREQPGADLTSWLLAHQAGLSDEEAVHHLVVILVAGNETTINWTGNALRLLLTDRRFRSTLTGGRLSVSDALDEVLWRDPPTQNFPGRWATGDTVLGGQYISAGDMLVLGLAGANADPGVHGPDGIGGNRAHLAWGAGRHVCPAQHPARLIVETAVETLLHRLPDLQLAVPAADLTWRPSPWSRALVDLPVLYSAFTPPRPAAASERPAWTPPPVPLPSDSTPSDATSTPRTPGSGRPARRSWWNSLAGWWSGR; translated from the coding sequence ATGACCACCCCCCTGCCGGAGACCGGGCCGCCGCCCGGCTGCCCGATGCACCGGGCCGGCGGCCGTCCCGCCGCGCTGTACGGCCCGGCGGTCGCCGCCGACCCGCACGGCCTGTATGCCCGGCTCCGCGAGCAGCACGGGCCGGTCGCCCCGATCGAGCTGGAGCCGGGCGTCGAGGCCTGGCTCGTCCTCGGCTACCCCGAGCTGCTCGAACTCACCCGCAACGAGGCCTTGTTCTCCAAGGACTCGCGGCGCTGGCGGGTCGCCCGGGAGGGCCGGTTGGCCGCCGACTCGCGGCTGCTGCCGATGACCGCCTGGCGGCCCACCCTGCTCAACCTGGACGGCGCCGAGCACCAGCGGCTGCGCTCCGCGGTCGCCGACACCCTGGCCCGGATCGACCACCGGCAGCTGCGCACCACCACCGAGGCCGCGGCCAACGCCCTGATCGACAGCTGGGGCCCGGACGGCACCGCCGACCTGATCGCCCAGTACGCGCGCCGGCTGCCGCTGCTGGTCTTCACCCAGCTGCTCGGCCTGCCCACCGAGGCCGGCCCCCATCTGATCGAGCTGATCAGCCACTTCGTGGACAGCAGCGAGAAGTCGGTACGGGCGAACGCCGAGTTCCAGGCGATCCTGGTCGACCTGGTGCGGCGCCGCCGCGAGCAGCCCGGCGCCGACCTGACCTCCTGGCTGCTGGCGCACCAGGCGGGGCTGAGCGACGAGGAGGCGGTGCACCACCTGGTGGTGATCCTCGTCGCGGGCAACGAGACCACCATCAACTGGACCGGGAACGCGCTGCGGCTGCTGCTGACCGACCGCCGGTTCCGCTCCACCCTGACCGGCGGCCGGCTGAGCGTCTCCGACGCGCTGGACGAGGTGCTGTGGCGCGACCCGCCGACGCAGAACTTCCCCGGCCGGTGGGCGACCGGCGACACCGTGCTGGGCGGCCAGTACATCAGCGCCGGCGACATGCTGGTGCTGGGCCTGGCCGGGGCCAACGCGGACCCGGGCGTGCACGGTCCGGACGGCATCGGCGGCAACCGGGCCCATCTGGCCTGGGGCGCCGGGCGGCACGTCTGCCCCGCCCAGCACCCCGCCCGGCTGATCGTCGAGACCGCCGTCGAGACCCTGCTGCACCGGCTGCCCGACCTCCAGCTCGCGGTGCCGGCCGCCGATCTGACGTGGCGTCCGTCGCCCTGGTCGCGTGCCCTGGTCGATCTGCCCGTGCTGTACAGCGCGTTCACCCCGCCCCGCCCCGCCGCCGCGTCCGAAAGGCCCGCATGGACACCGCCGCCCGTCCCGCTCCCGTCAGACTCGACCCCTTCGGACGCGACCAGCACACCGAGAACGCCAGGCTCCGGGAGGCCGGCCCGGCGGTCCTGGTGGAACTCCCTGGCGGGGTGGTGGTCTGGGCGATAA
- a CDS encoding AhpD family alkylhydroperoxidase, producing the protein MTTNDTAYVPAPVQRISLPEQAAGFYRAMIELDRAARAGIEPALAELVKIHASAINGCAFCLDMHTTDARKGGEQEHRLATLPAWREAPWYTARERAALALTEAVTLVNQGHVPDAVYDEAAKQFEQQELAQLIALIIAINSWNRIAIASRLSPAPKQA; encoded by the coding sequence ATGACGACGAACGACACCGCCTACGTCCCCGCCCCCGTCCAGCGGATCTCCCTGCCCGAGCAGGCCGCCGGCTTCTACCGCGCGATGATCGAGCTGGACCGCGCCGCCCGGGCCGGCATCGAGCCCGCGCTGGCCGAGCTGGTCAAGATCCACGCCTCGGCGATCAACGGCTGCGCGTTCTGCCTCGACATGCACACCACCGACGCCCGCAAGGGCGGCGAGCAGGAGCACCGGCTCGCCACCCTGCCGGCCTGGCGCGAGGCCCCCTGGTACACCGCCCGTGAGCGGGCTGCTCTCGCCCTGACGGAGGCGGTCACCCTGGTCAACCAGGGACACGTGCCGGACGCCGTCTACGACGAGGCCGCCAAGCAGTTCGAGCAGCAGGAGCTGGCCCAGCTGATCGCCCTGATCATCGCGATCAACTCGTGGAACCGGATCGCCATCGCCTCCCGGCTGAGCCCGGCCCCGAAGCAGGCCTGA
- a CDS encoding signal recognition particle receptor subunit beta — protein sequence MASANSAEPSYLPSTVQGAVKVLVTGPFGVGKTTLVGSLSEIAPLRTEETMTAAGVGIDDLTGRTGKTTTTVALDFGRITLSPKLALYLFGTPGQQRFWPLWEDLSRGALGAIALVDTRRIGESFDVLGQLEEQGIPFAVAVNVFPDTVRHSDEELRAALDLLPDVPILHCDARDRQGAYDVLIDFVAHLHATAVLELQP from the coding sequence TTGGCCTCCGCCAACTCCGCTGAGCCGTCCTATCTGCCGTCCACCGTGCAGGGCGCCGTCAAGGTCCTCGTCACCGGGCCGTTCGGGGTCGGCAAGACCACCCTGGTCGGCTCGCTCAGCGAGATCGCGCCGCTGCGCACGGAGGAGACCATGACCGCGGCCGGCGTCGGCATCGACGACCTCACCGGCCGGACCGGCAAGACCACCACCACCGTCGCCCTGGACTTCGGCCGGATCACGCTCAGCCCGAAGCTCGCGCTCTACCTCTTCGGCACCCCCGGCCAGCAGCGCTTCTGGCCGCTGTGGGAGGACCTCTCACGTGGCGCCCTCGGTGCGATCGCCCTGGTGGACACCCGCCGGATCGGCGAGAGCTTCGACGTGCTCGGCCAGTTGGAGGAGCAGGGCATCCCGTTCGCGGTCGCGGTCAACGTCTTCCCGGACACCGTGCGCCACTCCGACGAGGAGCTGCGCGCGGCGCTCGACCTGCTGCCCGACGTACCGATCCTGCACTGCGACGCCCGCGACCGGCAGGGCGCGTACGACGTGCTGATCGACTTCGTCGCCCACCTGCACGCCACGGCCGTACTGGAGCTCCAGCCATGA
- a CDS encoding cytochrome P450, with the protein MVWAITHHDTLQDLLSDPRVGKNAQLWTTFREGRLPEGWPLLNFVTVPGMITADGADHRRLRGLVTQAFTPRRIAELAPAIEARTELLLDGLADLKGEFDLREHFAYPLPMQVIGELLGLDVRQQDELHELSNTLVSSSATPQAAIAAQQGLFALLGSVIAAKRANPGDDLTSDLIAAREEGDRLSEQELVGTLLLMLVAGHETTLNLITNAVRALLAHPDQLRLVLDGGATWSAVVEETLRYDSPVGQFPLRYAAEDIEVGGVVIRAGEALLASYAAAGRDGGHHPEADRFDITRASSRHLSFGHGPHFCLGAGLARLEAETALRGLFGRYPTLATVDGPAPEPIASFVSNSVRTLPVRIG; encoded by the coding sequence GTGGTCTGGGCGATAACCCACCACGACACCCTGCAGGATCTGCTCTCCGACCCCCGGGTCGGCAAGAACGCGCAGCTGTGGACCACCTTCCGGGAGGGGCGGCTGCCCGAGGGCTGGCCGCTGCTCAACTTCGTGACGGTGCCCGGCATGATCACCGCGGACGGCGCGGACCACCGGCGGCTGCGCGGCCTGGTCACCCAGGCGTTCACCCCGCGCCGGATCGCCGAGCTCGCCCCGGCGATCGAGGCCCGCACCGAGCTGCTGCTGGACGGACTGGCCGATCTGAAGGGCGAGTTCGACCTGCGCGAGCACTTCGCCTACCCGCTGCCGATGCAGGTGATCGGCGAGCTCCTCGGCCTGGACGTGCGGCAGCAGGACGAGCTGCACGAACTCTCCAACACCCTGGTCTCCAGCTCCGCGACCCCGCAGGCCGCGATCGCCGCGCAGCAGGGCCTGTTCGCCCTGCTCGGCTCGGTGATCGCGGCGAAGCGGGCGAACCCCGGCGACGACCTCACCTCCGACCTGATCGCCGCCCGCGAGGAGGGCGACCGGCTCTCCGAGCAGGAGCTGGTCGGAACCCTGCTGCTGATGCTGGTGGCCGGCCACGAGACCACGCTGAACCTGATCACCAACGCGGTGCGGGCGCTGCTCGCGCACCCGGACCAGCTGCGGCTGGTGCTGGACGGCGGGGCCACCTGGTCGGCGGTGGTCGAGGAGACGCTGCGGTACGACTCGCCGGTGGGCCAGTTCCCGCTGCGCTACGCCGCCGAGGACATCGAGGTCGGCGGGGTGGTGATCCGGGCGGGCGAGGCGCTGCTGGCCTCGTACGCGGCCGCCGGCCGGGACGGCGGGCACCACCCGGAGGCGGACCGGTTCGACATCACCCGGGCGTCCTCCCGGCACCTGTCGTTCGGGCACGGCCCGCACTTCTGCCTGGGGGCCGGGCTGGCCCGGCTGGAGGCGGAGACCGCGCTGCGCGGGCTGTTCGGCCGCTACCCGACGCTGGCCACCGTGGACGGGCCCGCCCCCGAGCCGATCGCGTCCTTCGTCTCCAACAGCGTCCGGACGCTGCCGGTGCGGATCGGCTGA
- a CDS encoding XRE family transcriptional regulator, which translates to MTDDQEVAGLGPRLREHRLAGRLTLEGAAARVGLSPAYLSRLETGRRQPSLPVLLGLARAYGTSVSGLLGEQPGEPDPVVRGGAIEPGRAGGWGYRRAGAPGRAMQALRVQVPPSVQDAVVRVHPGEEWLYVLRGRLRLTLGEAVHLLDEGDSAHFDSLTPHCIAADTPDGVELLFLHTLLQSPGGELCLGDAPRI; encoded by the coding sequence ATGACGGACGACCAGGAGGTCGCGGGCCTCGGCCCGCGACTGCGCGAGCACCGGCTGGCCGGGCGGCTGACCCTGGAGGGCGCGGCCGCCCGGGTCGGCCTCTCCCCAGCCTATCTGTCGCGGCTTGAGACCGGGCGGCGGCAGCCCTCGCTGCCCGTCCTGCTCGGTCTCGCCCGCGCCTACGGCACCTCCGTCTCCGGGCTGCTCGGTGAGCAGCCCGGAGAGCCCGACCCGGTGGTCCGCGGCGGCGCCATCGAGCCCGGCAGGGCCGGCGGCTGGGGCTACCGGCGGGCCGGCGCCCCCGGCCGCGCGATGCAGGCGCTGCGCGTCCAGGTGCCGCCGAGCGTGCAGGACGCCGTCGTCCGGGTGCACCCCGGCGAGGAGTGGCTCTACGTGCTGCGCGGGCGGCTGCGGCTCACGCTCGGCGAGGCGGTCCACCTCCTCGACGAGGGCGACTCGGCGCACTTCGACTCGCTCACCCCGCACTGCATCGCCGCCGACACCCCCGACGGGGTCGAACTGCTCTTCCTGCACACCCTGCTGCAGAGCCCCGGCGGCGAACTCTGCCTCGGCGACGCACCCCGGATCTGA